A window of the Salvelinus sp. IW2-2015 unplaced genomic scaffold, ASM291031v2 Un_scaffold1545, whole genome shotgun sequence genome harbors these coding sequences:
- the LOC112071199 gene encoding cyclin-G2, with protein sequence MEAVRLMRELIANFEQESYYLPKETGLRLIESTGENDSRGISAKCRDTKVEDLWSLTSFFGYSTQTFVLAVNLLDRFLAMMKVQPKHLACIGISCLHIAAKAVEEECNVSSTNELIRISQCKFTVSDLTRMEKIISEKLNFQLKTITALTFLHLYHGITSAHISDLKEALNLDTLEVQLKACLCRIAFSKAKPSVLALSLFTQEIEAMRSVDMLEIAHHVQRHLKITDVELLHWRGLVAKCMSDYSSPECSKPNNKKLVWVVSRRTAQNLHTSSYSVPELPTIPENCWDQSESEDSCEDMSSGEESLSSSLGSDAEGPYFPLNFLCQRPHNKYHHTS encoded by the exons ATGGAAGCTGTGAGACTTATGAGGGAGCTGATAGCCAATTTTGAACAGGAGAGTTATTATCTTCCGAAGGAAACAGGACTCCGCTTAATCGAATCGACTGGAGAG AATGACAGTAGGGGTATATCAGCTAAATGTCGGGACACCAAAGTGGAGGACCTCTGGAGCCTGACTAGTTTCTTTGGGTACAGTACACAGACTTTCGTTCTGGCAGTCAACCTGTTGGATCGATTCCTGGCCATGATGAAG gTCCAACCCAAACATCTAGCCTGCATCGGCATCAGCTGCCTCCACATCGCAGCCAAAGCAGTCGAAGAGGAGTGTAACGTGTCTTCCACCAATGAACTTATTCGTATCAGCCAGTGCAAGTTTACGGTCTCGGACCTCACTCGCATGGAGAAGATCATTTCAGAGAAACTCAACTTCCAACTCAAAACCATCACAGCCTTAACGTTTTTGCACCTATACCACGGAATCACAAGCGCCCATATCTCAGACCT GAAGGAGGCCCTGAACCTCGACACACTAGAGGTCCAGCTCAAAGCCTGTCTCTGCCGGATCGCGTTCTCCAAAGCTAAA CCGTCCGTCTTGGCCCTGTCACTCTTCACTCAGGAGATTGAAGCCATGCGGTCTGTTGATATGTTAGAAATAGCACATCATGTTCAGAGACATCTCAAG ATCACTGACGTTGAGCTGCTACACTGGAGGGGGCTAGTGGCCAAGTGTATGTCCGACTACTCTTCTCCTGAATGTAGCAAACCTAACAATAAGAAGCTTGTCTGGGTCGTGTCGAGAAGGACAGCTCAGAACCTTCACACCAGCTCCTACAGCGTCCCTGAACTGCCAACCATTCCTGAGAACTGCTGGGATCAGAGTGAAAG TGAAGACTCCTGTGAAGACATGAGTTCGGGGGAGGAGAGCCTGAGCAGTTCCCTGGGCTCTGACGCGGAGGGGCCTTACTTCCCTCTAAACTTCCTCTGCCAAAGACCCCACAACAAATACCACCATACCTCCTAG